One Gemmatimonadota bacterium genomic region harbors:
- a CDS encoding MiaB/RimO family radical SAM methylthiotransferase, with protein sequence MELPQPPVHAPPRAAADARKAYVETYGCQMNVSDGELMQGILAAHGYELAAAAEEADVILVNTCAIREHAEQRVLGRVAQLYQLKRRRPGLIIGVTGCMAQRLGETLLERAPYVDLVMGPDGYRGLPQALAALRPWAHRPDAATGRRGDTAKQPEAETRGHGDAANGPDTTGSGGVVRRELPVLQADAVAPTAAGRVAAAASSGRGVAASRSGVAVAPSLPWRVSGSEGSGAGRLAVLEFQPHEHYEGLEVRRRSGVSAWVPVQRGCDYRCTYCIVPYVRGPEKNREPSKILEEVRRIAAGGTAEVVLLGQTVNSYRHGDWDFARLLRAVARVDGIRRVRFTSPHPNDVTPELVEVMAAEPAVCKQLHLPVQAGHNRTLKRMLRRYTVESYLEKVRLVRDVVPGVALSTDVIVAFPGETEAEYEATLELLREVRYDDAFLYKYSARAGTPATRLPRQEFIAEAEAQARLERVIALHRQIQAEINEGEVGRVEQVLVERLARSPGDVLARTGRNKVVAFPAGPEAVGCFLAVRLTATTGATFTGELLEAARPLLRTG encoded by the coding sequence AGACGTACGGCTGCCAGATGAACGTCAGTGATGGCGAGCTGATGCAGGGTATCCTGGCGGCGCACGGCTACGAGCTGGCGGCGGCGGCGGAAGAGGCGGACGTCATCCTGGTCAACACCTGCGCGATCCGCGAGCACGCGGAGCAGCGGGTACTGGGGCGGGTCGCGCAACTCTATCAGCTCAAGCGCCGGCGGCCGGGGCTGATCATCGGAGTGACAGGTTGCATGGCGCAGCGGCTGGGGGAGACCCTGCTCGAGCGGGCGCCGTACGTGGATCTGGTGATGGGGCCGGACGGCTACCGCGGGCTGCCGCAGGCGCTGGCGGCGCTGCGCCCCTGGGCGCACCGCCCCGACGCGGCCACAGGGCGACGCGGGGACACGGCGAAGCAGCCGGAGGCGGAGACGCGGGGACACGGCGACGCGGCGAACGGCCCGGACACGACTGGGAGTGGCGGCGTTGTGCGGCGGGAGCTGCCGGTGCTGCAAGCTGACGCTGTGGCGCCGACAGCGGCCGGCAGGGTGGCGGCCGCTGCTTCGTCGGGTCGCGGCGTCGCCGCCTCGCGTAGTGGGGTGGCAGTCGCCCCCTCGCTCCCTTGGCGTGTCTCCGGCTCGGAGGGTAGTGGGGCGGGGCGGCTGGCGGTGCTGGAGTTCCAGCCCCACGAGCACTACGAGGGGCTCGAGGTGCGGCGCCGCTCCGGGGTGAGCGCCTGGGTGCCGGTGCAGCGGGGGTGCGACTACCGCTGCACCTACTGCATTGTGCCGTATGTGCGTGGCCCGGAGAAGAACCGGGAGCCGTCGAAGATCCTGGAGGAAGTGCGTCGCATTGCGGCGGGCGGCACGGCGGAGGTGGTGCTGCTGGGGCAGACAGTCAACTCGTACCGGCACGGCGACTGGGACTTCGCGCGCCTGCTGCGGGCGGTAGCGCGGGTGGACGGGATCCGGCGGGTGCGCTTTACTTCGCCGCATCCGAACGACGTCACGCCCGAGCTGGTCGAGGTGATGGCGGCGGAGCCGGCGGTATGCAAGCAACTGCACCTGCCGGTGCAGGCGGGGCATAACCGCACGCTGAAGCGGATGCTCCGCCGCTACACTGTGGAGAGCTACCTGGAGAAGGTCCGGCTGGTGCGGGACGTGGTCCCGGGCGTGGCGCTGTCCACGGACGTCATTGTCGCCTTCCCGGGCGAGACGGAGGCGGAGTACGAGGCGACGCTCGAGTTGCTCCGGGAAGTGCGCTACGACGATGCCTTCCTGTACAAGTACTCGGCGCGGGCGGGCACGCCGGCGACCCGGCTGCCGCGCCAGGAGTTCATTGCCGAGGCGGAGGCGCAAGCGCGGCTGGAGCGGGTCATCGCGCTGCATCGGCAGATCCAGGCGGAGATCAACGAGGGCGAGGTGGGGCGGGTCGAGCAAGTGCTGGTGGAGCGGCTGGCGCGGAGTCCGGGCGATGTCCTGGCGCGCACGGGCCGCAACAAGGTGGTGGCCTTTCCCGCCGGCCCGGAGGCGGTGGGGTGCTTCCTGGCGGTGCGGCTTACGGCGACCACGGGCGCGACCTTCACAGGCGAGCTCCTGGAGGCGGCGAGGCCGCTTTTGCGGACCGGCTGA